ATGCAAAACGAGATGCTCGAATGTTCCCGTGAAGTTGATATGGGGAGTTGGAAAGAGATACCGCTGGAGTATGGGCGCTACCAGCTCTCCGTCCGCGTTCCCCCGGAGTGCGAGCTCATCAGCATGAAGCCGATCCCGGTTGTCGCCGATCCCGTGGCCGCCTACCGTGAGGCGCTTTTGCATCCGCTCGGCAGCCCAACGCTCGGAGAGATAATCAGGGCGAAGGACAAGCTGCCCGCGCAGCTCACGGCAGCCATAGCCGTTTCCGATATTACCCGGCCGGTTCCCTACAAGGGGGAAACCGGCCTCCTGTTGCCGCTGCTATCCCTTCTGGAGGCCGAAGGGGTAGCCCGGAAGAACATCGTGCTGGTGATCGGCAACGGCATGCACCGGCCCAGCAGCCCCGGGGAACGGGTTGAAATGTACGGCGAGGAGGTCGTCGCCCATTACCGGATACTGGATCATGACTGCGAAAATGAAGCCCTGCTGTCGTTTATCGGCGAAAGTGCAACCGGCGGGGACGTTTTTGTCAACAGCGCTTTCTACCAGGCGGATATCAAAATCGTCACGGGCCTTGTGGAGAGTCACTTCATGGTGGGCTTTTCCGGAGGGCGCAAAGGGGTTTGTCCCGGCCTCGTTGACAAGCGGACCATCCAGAAATTTCACGGCCCGGGCTTCCTCGAATCGCCCTTGGCTGACAACATGATCCTTCAGGGCAATCCCTGCCACGAAGAGGCGCTGGCTGTCGCCCGCAAGGTTGGCATCGATTTCATTGTCAATACGACGCTTGACCGGGACATGCGGCTGACCGGCGTTTTTGCCGGCCACCTGGAAGCGGCGCACGAGGCAGCGACAAGCATGGTGCGGCATTACGTATCAGTCCCGCTGGAACACGAGTACGATATCGTTCTTACCCACGGCGGCTATGTCGGACGCGACCACTACCAGGCGGTGAAAGCCGCGTACAACGCCCTGCCGGCGGTCCGGAAGGGCGGAATCCTGATCATGGCGACCGACAACCGCGACGCGCAGCCGATCGGCGGGCTGGAATATCGGAGTCTCCTCCATCTGCTGAAGATGCAGGGGGCCGAGCATTACCTCCGGATGATCGAGGCGCCGGGGTGGAACTTTACCAAGGATCAGTGGGAGCCGGAGATGTGGGGAAAGGTGTTTCGCAAGATCGACGCCAAGCGGTTCTTTTACCTGACCCATACGATACCGCGCGAGCAGTACTCGATCATTCCCGGGAACTCCTGTTT
This DNA window, taken from Syntrophales bacterium, encodes the following:
- the larA gene encoding nickel-dependent lactate racemase yields the protein MQNEMLECSREVDMGSWKEIPLEYGRYQLSVRVPPECELISMKPIPVVADPVAAYREALLHPLGSPTLGEIIRAKDKLPAQLTAAIAVSDITRPVPYKGETGLLLPLLSLLEAEGVARKNIVLVIGNGMHRPSSPGERVEMYGEEVVAHYRILDHDCENEALLSFIGESATGGDVFVNSAFYQADIKIVTGLVESHFMVGFSGGRKGVCPGLVDKRTIQKFHGPGFLESPLADNMILQGNPCHEEALAVARKVGIDFIVNTTLDRDMRLTGVFAGHLEAAHEAATSMVRHYVSVPLEHEYDIVLTHGGYVGRDHYQAVKAAYNALPAVRKGGILIMATDNRDAQPIGGLEYRSLLHLLKMQGAEHYLRMIEAPGWNFTKDQWEPEMWGKVFRKIDAKRFFYLTHTIPREQYSIIPGNSCFDLMENALGAEPAASLQELVENALRFAVADYQRKGVTPSVAVIREGPYTIPRLAVGQAENR